In Halobacterium noricense, the genomic stretch ACGAGCCTGATGCTCGGCGTCGGCGAGTACGACCACGAAGTCTACCAGACGCTCGGTGACCTCCGCGAGGTCGGCGTGGACGTGGTGACGCTCGGCCAGTACCTCCAGCCGTCGCGCTCGCACCTCGACGTCGCGGACTACGTCCACCCCCAGAAGTTCGAGACGTGGCGCCGCGTCGCCGAGACGGAGTTCGACTTCCTCTACTGCGCCTCCGGCCCGATGGTGCGGTCGTCGTACAAAGCCGGGGAGTTGTTCGTCGACGCCGTGCTGCGGGAGGGGAAGAGCATCGAGGAGGCGCGCAGCGAGGCGCGACAACGGAGCGCCTCGGACTGAGCGAGCGGCGTCAGCCGCGAGCAGGGAGGACGCCCGAAGGGCGGCCTCCGACTGAGCGAGCGGGGAGCGCGTGCTCGACCGCAGGGAGAGCACGGAACGGCGAACGGCGAACGGAGTGAGCCGTGAGCGAACCACCACGTGACCGGGTTTCTGAACGACGCCGAACTCCGGCAATACTTCGAGTGTGGTGTCTGTACGCCCAATTTACGAGCCTAGTATCGAACGTTCAGGAAGCTACGTTGGCTAGTAGTGAACGTGAGTTGTGGAAAACGCCGCGTCGATGACCCGCTAGAAAGACCGTTACGAAAATCATATGGTCGCAGGGGGTGATTCTCCACACATGTCAGGACGGGGGTACCCGTGACTGCGACCGTGCACCGAGAACCCGACGACATGGTACGGGTGCTCAACGAGGACGGTGAGGTCGTCGACGGCGCCGAGGTCCCGGACCTCGACGGCGACGAGCTCGTCGAGATGTACCGGACGATGAAGCTCGCTCGGCGCTTCGACGAGCGGGCGGTGAGCCTCCAGCGGCAGGGTCGCATCGGCACGTACCCGCCGCTGTCCGGCCAGGAGGGCGCGCAAGTCGGCTCCGCGATGGCGCTCGGCGACGACGACTGGATGGTGCCGAGTTACCGCGAGCACGCCGCCTCGCTCGTGCAGGGCCTCCCGCTGAAGCAGACGTTGCGGCTCTGGATGGGCGACGAGAACGGCGCGCGCGTCCCCGAGGACGTGAACCTGTTCACCGTCGCGGTGCCCATCGCGTCCCAGATTCCGCACGCGACCGGGCTGGCGTGGGCGTCGAAGCTCAAGGACGAGCAGGACAAGGCGTTCCTCTGTTACTTCGGGGACGGCGCGACCAGCGAGGGCGACTTCCACGAGGGGCTGAACTTCGCGGGCGTCTTCGACACGCCGAACGTGTTCTTCTGTAACAACAACCAGTGGGCGATCAGCGTGCCCCGCGAGCGGCAGACGGCGTCGAAGACGCTCGCGCAGAAGGCCGAGGCGTACGGCTTCGAGGGCGTGCAGGTCGATGGGATGGACCCGCTAGCGGTGTACGCGGTGACGAAGGCGGCCGTCGAGAAGGCCAAGGAGCCCGCCGAGGGCGAACTGCGGCCGACGATGATCGAGGCAGTCCAGTACCGGTTCGGCGCGCACACGACCGCCGACGACCCCTCCGTCTACCGCGAGGAGGAGGAGGTCGAGGAGTGGAAGGCGAAGGACCCGATTCCGCGCCTGGAGAAGTATCTGCAGCGGACCGACCGGCTGGACGACGAGACGATTACGGACATCGAGGCGGACGTCGAGGACCGCGTGGCGGACGCCATCGCGGCCGCCGAGGAGACGCCGCGGCCCGACCCCGTGGAGATGTTCCAGAACGTCTACGCGGAGATGCCGGGCCGGCTCGAGAAACAACTGGAGTGGTTCCAGTCCATCCGCGCCGAACACGGCGACGAAGCGCTACTGGAGGACTAACATGGGAGAGAACTTGACGCTAGTGCAGGCGGTACGGGACGGCCTCCGCGACGAGATGGCCGAGGACGACGACGTGCTCGTGATGGGCGAGGACGTCGGGAAGAACGGCGGCGTGTTCCGCGCGACCGAGGGGCTCTACGACGAGTTCGGCGAGGAGCGCGTCATCGACACGCCGCTGGCGGAGTCCGGCATCATCGGCTCCGCCATCGGGATGGCCGCGTACGGCCTGAAGCCGGTGCCCGAAATCCAGTTCTCGGGATTCATGTACCCGGGTTTCGACCAAATCGTGAGCCACATGGCGCGGCTGCGGACGCGCTCCCGCGGCCGGTTCACGTGTCCGATGGTGTTGCGCGCGCCGTTCGGTGGCGGCATCCGCGCGCCCGAGCACCACTCCGAGTCGAAGGAAGCGTTCTACGTCCACGAGGCCGGGCTGAAGGTCGCGATTCCGAGCACGCCCCACGACGCGAAGGGGATGCTCATCGCGGCGATACGTGACCCGGACCCGGTCATCTTCCTCGAGCCGAAGAAAATCTACCGCGCGTTCCGCGAGGAAGTGCCGGACGGCCCCTACGAGGTCGAACTCGGAGAGGCCGCGGTCCGCCGCGAGGGCAGCGACGTCTCCGTGTTCACGTGGGGCGCGATGACCCGGCCGACGCTGGAAGCCGCGGAGAACATGGCCGACGACGTGGACGTGGAGGTCGTGGACCTCCGGACGCTGAGCCCGCTCGACGAGGAGACCGTCGTGGCGTCCTTCGAGAAGACGGGCCGAGCGGCCATCGTCCACGAGGCACCGAAGACGGCGGGCGTCGGCGCGGAACTCACCGCGACGCTCCAGGAGGAGGCGCTGCTCCACCAGGAGGCACCGATTAAGCGCGTCACGGGGTTCGACGTGCCGTTCCCGCTGGCCGCGCTGGAAGACTACCACCTGCCCGAACCCGAGCGCATCGAGTCGGGCATCCGGGAGACCGTGGAGTTCTGAGATGGCACGAGAGTTCAAACTACCCGACGTCGGCGAGGGCGTAGCGGAGGGCGAAATCGTCAGTTGGCTGGTCTCGGAGGGCGACACCGTCACCGAGGACCAGCCGGTCGCCGAGGTGGAGACCGACAAGGCGGTCGTCGAGGTCCCCGCCCCGGTGAACGGGACGGTCCGAACCCTGCACTACGACGCGGGCGACGTGGTGCCGGTCGGCGACGTCATCGTCACCTTCGACGTGGAGGGCGAGGCGGCCGAATCGGAGAGCGAGGCCGCCGAAGCGGCGGCGGAATCGGCAAGCGAGGAAGCCACCGAAGCGGCGACCGAATCCGCGTCGAAATCCGCCACGGAGCAGGCATCGACGCGGACGTTCGCGCCGCCGAGCGTGCGTCGGCTCGCGCGCGAACTCGACGTCGACCTCGATTCCGTGGAGGGAACGGGGCCGTCGGGACGCGTGACCGAGGGCGACGTGCGCGCCGCAGCGGAAGGCCACGCAACCGAGCCACAGGAAGAGCCACCGGACGAGGTGCGTTCGGCCGTGGAGCCAGTCGGCGAGCAGGCCGCCGAGCACACGGAAGCCGAGACACCCGCGGTGGAGTCGGCGACCGAACCGGCGGGCCGCGAGACGACGCTCGCTGCGCCCGCGACCCGCGGGCTGGCGAAGGAACTCGGCGTGAACATCCACGACGTGCCGGCCGTGGAGGAGCGCGACGGCGAGGCGTTTGTCACTGCCGAGGCAGTTCAGGAGTACGCCGAGGGCGGCACCGCCGCGCAGGGCGAGACGGCGGCGGCCGCACCTGAGCGCGAACGCGAATTCGTCGAGGGCGGCGAGACGACGCAGCCGTACCGCGGCGTCCGCCGCAGCATCGGCGAGCAGATGGCCGAGTCGAAGTACACCGCGCCCCACGTCACGCACCACGACACGGCGGTCATCGACGACCTCGTGGAGACGCGGACGAAGCTCACGGAGCGCGCGGCAGAGCAGGACGTGAAGCTCACGTACCTGCCGTTCGTGATGAAGGCGGTCGTCTCGGGGCTGCAGGAGTACCCGATTCTGAACTCCGAACTCCGCGAGGACGAGGAGGAAATCGCGCTCAAGCAGGACTACAACATCGGCGTCGCAGTTGCGACCGACCACGGGCTGATGGTGCCGGTCGTGAAGCACGTCGACCAGAAGTCCATCCTCGACATCGCTGCGGAGGTGAACGAACTCGCAGCGAAGGCGCGGGACCGCTCGATTTCCCGCGAGGAGATGCAGGGCGGGACGTTCACCATCACGAACTTCGGCGCGGTCGGCGGCGAGTACGCGACGCCCATCATCAACTACCCCGAGACCGCGATTCTCGGATTGGGCGGCATCGACGAGCGGCCGGTCGCCGAGGACGGCGAGGTGCGGGCGGCGCAGACGCTGCCGCTGTCGCTGTCCATCGACCACCGCGTCGTCGACGGCGCGGAGGCCGCGCGGTTCACGAACCACGTGATGGAGCGACTGACTGACCCCGAACTACTACTACTCGAATAATGGTTGTTGGAGACGTATCCACTGGAACGGACGTGGCGGTCGTCGGCGGCGGGCCGGGCGGCTACGTCGCGGCGATTCGCGCCGCACAGCTCGGCCTCGACGCGACGCTCGTGGAGATGGACGCCTACGGCGGGACGTGCCTGAACTACGGCTGCATCCCCTCGAAGGCCCTGATTACGGCGACGGACGTCGCCCACGACGCGAGCAACGCCGAGGAGATGGGTATCTACGCCGACCCGGACGTGGACTTCGGGGAGATGGTCGCCTGGAAGGACGGCGTCGTCGACCAGCTCACCGGCGGCGTCGAGAAGCTCTGTAAGGCCAACGGCGTCAACCTCATGCAGGGCCGCGCGGAGTTCGCGGGCAACGACAAGCTCCGTGTCGTCCACGGGGGCGAGGGCCAGGGCTCGGAAACCATCGAATACGAGCACTGCATCGTCGCGACGGGCTCGCAGCCCATCGAGGTGCCGGGCTTCGAGTTCGACGCCGACCCCGTGCTCGATTCGCGGCAGGCGCTCGCGATGGACGAACTCCCGGACTCCATCGTCGTGGTGGGCGCGGGCTACATCGGGATGGAGATTTCGACCGTGCTCGCGAAGCTCGGCGTCGACGTCACCGTCGTGGAGATGCTCGACGAAGCGCTCGCGGGCTACCCCGACGACCTCACTCAGCCCGTCAAGCAGCGCGCAGAGGGCCTCGGCATCGACTTCGAGTTCGGACTCGCCGCCGACTCCTGGACGGAGTCCGGCGACGGCATCGTCGTCACCGCCGAAGACGAGAACAGAGAGGCGTCGAAGACGCCTCAGGCAGACGGCGAAGCCGTCGACGGCGACACGACCGAATTCGAGACTGACAACGTGCTCGTGGCGGTCGGCCGCGAGCCCGTGACGGACACCCTGAACCTGGACGCAATCGACCTCGAACCGAACGACGACGGCCGCCTCGAAACCGACGACCAGGCGCGCACGGCCGTCGAGAACGTCTTCGCCATCGGTGACGTCGCGCCGGGGCCGATGCTCGCGCACAAGGCCAGCAAGGAGGGGCAGGTCGCGGCTGAAGTCGCGGCCGGCGAGCCCGCGGCGCTGGACTATCAGGCCATCCCCGCGGCGGTGTTCACGGACCCCGAGATCGCGACCGTCGGCCTCACTGAGGACGAGGCCAGCGCGGAGGGCTTCGAGCCCGCGGTCGGGACGTTCCCGTTCCGCGCAAGCGGCCGCGCGCTCACCACGGGCGACAGCGAGGGGTTCGTCCGCGTCGTCGCCGACGAGGAGTCGGGCTTCCTGCTCGGCGCGCAAATCGTCGGTCCCGAGGCCAGCGAACTGATTGCGGAACTCGGCCTCGCCATCGAGATGGGTGCCACGCTCGAAGACGTCGCCTCGACGATTCACACCCACCCGACGCTCGCGGAATCGACGATGGAGGCCGCCGAGCACGCGCTCGGCCACGCCATCCACACCCTGAATCGGTAGCCGGCGCAAATTCTGTCGCCCCGACGCCCTTTTCCCACCTCCGCCGCGTACACGAGCGCATGGAAACGGTCACGCTCGGTCCGACCGGCACGTACTCCCACCGCGCAGCGAGCGCCGTCACCGACGACGGCATCTCCTTCGTGGAGTCCGTCCGCGCCATCGCCGACGCGGTCGCGAACGGCGACGCCGACCGCGGCGTCGTCCCCATCGAAAACAGCATCGAGGGCTCCGTCACGGAGACGCTGGACGCGCTCTCGGAGGTCGACCTCGCGGTCGTCCGCGAAATCGTCACCCCGGTCCGGCACGCGCTCATCGCACAGAGCGAGCACTTCGACACCGTCGCCAGCCACTCGCAGGCGCTCGCGCAAGTCCGCACCTACCTCGACGAGAACTACCCGGACGTCGACCGCGAACCCGTCGCCTCCACCGCGCGCAGCGTCGAAATCGCGCGCGAGGACCCCACGGTCGCCGGCATCGCGCACCCCGACAACGCTTCCGACGGTGACCTCCAAGTCGTCGCCTCGGACATTCAGGACAAGACCAGCAACGCCACGCGCTTCTTCGTCGTCGCACCCCCCAGCGAGCGCTCCGACGCCGGCGGCAAGTCCTCGTTCGTCGTCTACCCCAACGCGAACTACCCGGGCCTCCTGCTGGAGCTACTGGAACCGTTCGCCGACCGCGACATCAACCTCTCCCGCGTCGAATCCCGGCCCTCCGGCGAACGCCTGGGCGACTACCTCTTCCACATCGACGTCGACGCCGGCTTCTACGAAGAGCGCACCCAGGCCGCCCTCGACGACATCGAACGCATCGCCGAGAAGGGGTGGGTGCGCCGCCTCGGCTCCTACGACGTCGAGCACGTGGTATAGTCCCACTTTTTGCCCTGCGGGGGTGCGCCTTCGGCGCACCCCACTCGGCAAAAACTTGGGGAAAAAGCCAGCGTCGCTCCTGTTAGTCGCTCCTCGGCCTCCGCTCGCTCCCACTGGTCGCTCGCGGAGCGAATCGCGGACCTTCCGGGGTCTTCGACCCGCTCGGTTCGCGAATGCTCAACCTAATTGGCCGAATAGCTGTCCGGCATCCGCGAGCCGAGCGGCGCGAGGCGCGAGGAACGAGCGCCTCGGACTGCGCGAACGGGGAACGCAGTTACCCGTGAGCGGTCCAACGGACCCGAGCGAAGCGGTTCACTCGCGGCGAAGCCGCGAGGCCGACGAACCCCCGAAGGGGGTGAGGAGTGCTTTTTCCCAAGTTTTTGCCAGCCGAGTGAGACCGAAGGTCTCGCTGGCCGTGCGAATAGTGCGGAACCGGAGGTTCCCCATACCATGTGAGCG encodes the following:
- a CDS encoding dihydrolipoamide acetyltransferase family protein, which produces MAREFKLPDVGEGVAEGEIVSWLVSEGDTVTEDQPVAEVETDKAVVEVPAPVNGTVRTLHYDAGDVVPVGDVIVTFDVEGEAAESESEAAEAAAESASEEATEAATESASKSATEQASTRTFAPPSVRRLARELDVDLDSVEGTGPSGRVTEGDVRAAAEGHATEPQEEPPDEVRSAVEPVGEQAAEHTEAETPAVESATEPAGRETTLAAPATRGLAKELGVNIHDVPAVEERDGEAFVTAEAVQEYAEGGTAAQGETAAAAPEREREFVEGGETTQPYRGVRRSIGEQMAESKYTAPHVTHHDTAVIDDLVETRTKLTERAAEQDVKLTYLPFVMKAVVSGLQEYPILNSELREDEEEIALKQDYNIGVAVATDHGLMVPVVKHVDQKSILDIAAEVNELAAKARDRSISREEMQGGTFTITNFGAVGGEYATPIINYPETAILGLGGIDERPVAEDGEVRAAQTLPLSLSIDHRVVDGAEAARFTNHVMERLTDPELLLLE
- the pheA gene encoding prephenate dehydratase is translated as METVTLGPTGTYSHRAASAVTDDGISFVESVRAIADAVANGDADRGVVPIENSIEGSVTETLDALSEVDLAVVREIVTPVRHALIAQSEHFDTVASHSQALAQVRTYLDENYPDVDREPVASTARSVEIAREDPTVAGIAHPDNASDGDLQVVASDIQDKTSNATRFFVVAPPSERSDAGGKSSFVVYPNANYPGLLLELLEPFADRDINLSRVESRPSGERLGDYLFHIDVDAGFYEERTQAALDDIERIAEKGWVRRLGSYDVEHVV
- the pdhA gene encoding pyruvate dehydrogenase (acetyl-transferring) E1 component subunit alpha; translated protein: MVRVLNEDGEVVDGAEVPDLDGDELVEMYRTMKLARRFDERAVSLQRQGRIGTYPPLSGQEGAQVGSAMALGDDDWMVPSYREHAASLVQGLPLKQTLRLWMGDENGARVPEDVNLFTVAVPIASQIPHATGLAWASKLKDEQDKAFLCYFGDGATSEGDFHEGLNFAGVFDTPNVFFCNNNQWAISVPRERQTASKTLAQKAEAYGFEGVQVDGMDPLAVYAVTKAAVEKAKEPAEGELRPTMIEAVQYRFGAHTTADDPSVYREEEEVEEWKAKDPIPRLEKYLQRTDRLDDETITDIEADVEDRVADAIAAAEETPRPDPVEMFQNVYAEMPGRLEKQLEWFQSIRAEHGDEALLED
- the lpdA gene encoding dihydrolipoyl dehydrogenase — encoded protein: MVVGDVSTGTDVAVVGGGPGGYVAAIRAAQLGLDATLVEMDAYGGTCLNYGCIPSKALITATDVAHDASNAEEMGIYADPDVDFGEMVAWKDGVVDQLTGGVEKLCKANGVNLMQGRAEFAGNDKLRVVHGGEGQGSETIEYEHCIVATGSQPIEVPGFEFDADPVLDSRQALAMDELPDSIVVVGAGYIGMEISTVLAKLGVDVTVVEMLDEALAGYPDDLTQPVKQRAEGLGIDFEFGLAADSWTESGDGIVVTAEDENREASKTPQADGEAVDGDTTEFETDNVLVAVGREPVTDTLNLDAIDLEPNDDGRLETDDQARTAVENVFAIGDVAPGPMLAHKASKEGQVAAEVAAGEPAALDYQAIPAAVFTDPEIATVGLTEDEASAEGFEPAVGTFPFRASGRALTTGDSEGFVRVVADEESGFLLGAQIVGPEASELIAELGLAIEMGATLEDVASTIHTHPTLAESTMEAAEHALGHAIHTLNR
- a CDS encoding alpha-ketoacid dehydrogenase subunit beta, producing MGENLTLVQAVRDGLRDEMAEDDDVLVMGEDVGKNGGVFRATEGLYDEFGEERVIDTPLAESGIIGSAIGMAAYGLKPVPEIQFSGFMYPGFDQIVSHMARLRTRSRGRFTCPMVLRAPFGGGIRAPEHHSESKEAFYVHEAGLKVAIPSTPHDAKGMLIAAIRDPDPVIFLEPKKIYRAFREEVPDGPYEVELGEAAVRREGSDVSVFTWGAMTRPTLEAAENMADDVDVEVVDLRTLSPLDEETVVASFEKTGRAAIVHEAPKTAGVGAELTATLQEEALLHQEAPIKRVTGFDVPFPLAALEDYHLPEPERIESGIRETVEF